The Thalassotalea agarivorans region CGCCTGAAATTGAGTTAACTCCGTTTTTCTCAGGTATTGCACTAGACGTAACGCCACAGATTGACCACAACGGAGAAGTGATTCTTCATGTGCACCCTTCAGTCACGGTGACAGATGAGCAAACTAAAACAATTAAGATTGCGGAAGATGAGTATGTATTGCCACTAGCGCAAAGTAACGTGCGTGAGTCTGATACCATCATCAAAGCGAAGTCTGGTGAAATCGTCGTGATTGGCGGCTTAATTGAAACCAAGAAAACCGATATAGAATCGAAAACGCCACTGCTTGGCGATATTCCATTTCTTGGTGAACTCTTCAAGAGTAAAGCCGAGTCTATTCAGAAGAAAGAACTTGTTATCCTATTGAAACCAATCGTAGTCGGTCAGGACACATGGCAGCATCAGATTAAAGATGCCCGTGAAATGCTGAAAAAATGGTTCCCTGAAGATGATGACTCAGACGATGAAGAAGGCGAATAAGGTAAAGGTTTGAAAGGCTAAGCAACATGTATTTATACCACTTTGGTTTAAAAGAACTGCCTTTTACACTTACCCCAAATACAAATTTTTATTTGGGGTTAGCGCCTCACAATGAAGCGCTCGCAGTACTGCTAACGGCCTTGCAAACTGGAGAAGGGTTTATCAAGGTTGTCGGCGAAGTCGGTACGGGGAAAACTTTAATATGCCGTAAGCTGTTGAATGAAATACCAGATCATTTTAAAACAGCTTATATTCCGAATCCGTATTTGTCTCCTGATGAGTTAAGACGTGCGGTTGCTACTGAATTGGGCGTTGAAGGTGCAGAAGATTTATCAGCACAACTGCTTACTCAAAAAATACAGCAAAAACTGTTGGAGTTGCATGCGCTAGGTCATAGCGTAGTGTTGATTTTAGATGAAACACAAGCGTTACCTGACGAGAGTCTTGAAGCATTGCGCTTATTCACTAACTTAGAAACAGAAACAAGAAAGTTGTTGCAGGTGGTGATGTTTGCACAACCCGAATTAGATGAAAAGTTAGCGGAAACCAAGTTTAGGCAGTTAAAACAGCGTATCACGTTTTCATATAAACTCCGCCCAATGACTGAAGCGGAAGTAGAACAATATATAAATCATCGCATGGAATGCGCTGGTTACAAGGGACAACCCGTGTTTACCTCAAGTCTTTGTAGGCGAATTACAAAAATTACTAAAGGGGTACCAAGGTTAGTCAATATTTTATGCCATAAGATGCTCATTTTGAGTTTTGGTAAAGGGCGACATAAGGTCAGCCATCAAGATTTTGTCGCCGCAGTAAAAGACACTGAAGGCGTGCAAAATATCGGTTTGTTTAATCGATATTTGTTCTCAAGCATAGCGCTAGCTAGTTTGGCAGCAGCAGTTTATTTAATTTGGAGAGTTCCAGTTTGAGCGTAATTAATCAAATGTTAAATGACCTAGACGAACAAAAGTCTGGTCAAGGTTCGTCGTCTAATGGCGACGCTACGCAAAAAGGTCGTGCTAACAAACCTGCGTTTTTTCTCACGATATTGCTCGCCTTAGTGATTGTTGCAGCGAGTTACTATATTTGGACGCTAAATAACAAGATTGAAGCGTTAACAGAACAAACGCAAAAAACTGAGGTTGCCCATAAGCATCAGGTGAAGCAGCTTGAACAAGAAATTGCCTCGCTTAAACAGCAACTAGCGCAATTGCAAGCAGACAACCAAAAGTTGCAACTTGAAAACCAAATGTTGAAAGATCAACTTGCTACTCAACCCAAGGCTGAAGAAAAACCAGTAGAAGTTGCGCAGCAGCCAGTCGCTCCAGTAAGTAAGCCAAAACCAAAAGCGAAACCAAAGAAAAAAGTAACGTCATCACTGGCTAAGAAAGAAGAGCCAAAAATTGCGGTGACGATTCACAAGTTAACGCCAGAAGAATTAGCACAACGTAAACTCATTAGTGCAGAGCAAGCGCTCGACAAAAACGACATGCAATCGGCAGAAAAATACCTGGCGGAAGCGCTTGTACTGACGCCGGATAACAAAGAAGCACGCATGAAATTGGCAACATTGTATTTCGCGCGTGGTGCTAATAGCGCTGCTCACAGCACCTTAGCGCAAGGCATCGCGATTGACTTTACAGACAAAGACTACCGCATGTTGAAGGCGCGCGTGTATATGAAACAAGGCAACTTTGAGGCCGCTTATGACACGCTTGCTCCACTAGAAGACATCACAAAACAAGATTATCAAGTGTTACTGGCTAATGTTGCACAAGGTATAAGCAAATACGACAAAGCCGCATTAGCATTTCAACGCTTAATAAGCATGCAACCAGAAGCAGGTCGCTGGTACTTAGGCTTGGCTACAGCACAGGATCAAATGGGGCAATTTGAAGCAGCAGTAAAGTCGTACAAACAAGCGCTTGATATGGGCAATTTAGCTAAGCCTTCCGCTGACTTTGTTAAACAACGTCTTGTAGCGCTTGGAGAGTAGTTTATGGTCGCACCAAAACTAAAAATGCGACTAGGTGATTTGCTCGTACACGAGCATATCATCTCAGATGAACAGTTGATGCAGGCGCTGAATAGCCAAAAATCAACAGGCAGAAAGCTGGGTGACACCCTAATAGAGCTTGGTCATATTCAAGAGCGTCAGTTATTGGAATTCTTGGCGCAGCAACTTGATGTGCCGTTTATTGATATTAGTCAAAAGCGTATTCCTGCTGAAGTAGCCACAGTGCTAGCGGAGGTGCAAGCACGCAGACTCAGAGCAATTGTGCTAGAAGATAGAGGTGATTCTGTCTTACTTGGTATGAGCGATCCCGCTGATTTAAATGCCTTTGACCAATTAGAACAGTTAATTGCGCCGAAACGCATCGAATTGGCAGTAGTAATGGAATCGCAACTGTTTGATGCCTTTGACACCATCTATCGACGTACCGCTGACATTGAATCTTTTGCAAGTCAGCTAGAGGAAGAGTACGAACAATCATCTGATTTTGAATTGTCGACGAGCCTGATTGAAGAAGGTGGTGATGCGACAGTTGCTAAACTATTGCAGTCTGTATTCGAAGATGCCGTACAAATGCGTGCATCCGATATCCATATTGAGCCGGATGAAAATCAACTACGCATTCGTCAACGTATCGATGGCGTATTACAAGAAAATATTCTGAAAGAAAGCAAAATTGCTGCTGCCTTAGTACTTCGTTTGAAACTGATGGCTGGACTAGATATCGCTGAGAAACGATTACCACAAGATGGCCGTTTTAATCTCAGTATTAAAGGACACGAAATTGACGTTCGTATGTCTACCATGCCAGTTCAACATGGTGAATCAGTGGTTATGCGTTTGCTTGACCAATCGGCAGGTTTATTGTCATTAGACGAAACCGGTATGCCAAAACACTTAATCGAACGTGTACGCAGACAAATTACACGCCCTCACGGCATGGTGTTGGTAACAGGACCTACCGGTAGCGGTAAAACAACCACGCTTTATGCAGCGCTGAGTGAACTAAACCAAGCAAGTAAAAAGATTATTACGGTAGAAGATCCGGTTGAATACCGTATTCCGCGCATTAATCAGGTGCAGGTTAATAACAAAATTGATTTAGACTTTTCAGCGGTACTAAGAACAACGTTGCGTCAAGATCCCGATATCATCATGGTAGGTGAGATGCGTGATCAGGAAACGGTTGAAATCGGTATGCGTGGCGCATTAACTGGTCACTTAGTACTATCTACTTTGCATACCAACGACGCTATCACTAGTGCATTACGTTTAATGGATATGGGCGCAGCCGGTTTCCTTGTGGCCAGTTCTTTACGTGCTATTATCGCGCAGCGACTCGTTCGTAAAGTATGTGAAAAGTGCGGCGAAGATCACACGCCTGATCCTCAAGAGATGTTATGGTTGACCAACCTAGCAGGCGATGATGCTAAAAACCAAACCTATAAAAAAGGTAAGGGCTGTCAAACTTGTCACTATACTGGCTACAAAGGTCGTATCGGTGTATTTGAATTACTAGAGCTTAATGAAGCGATGATGTCAGCACTGAAAAAAGAAGACACAGACGCCTTTACGCAAGCGGCGAAGGCAAATAAATCCTTTGTACCACTATCTAAAAGTGCATATGATTTTGCGGCGGCTGGCGTTACTAGTGTTGCTGAAGTACTTCGAATCGTCGAATCTGTCGAGCTTGCGGAGTAACATCGATGCCGGTATTTAACTACAAAGGACGCACAGTAAAAGGAGAATCTGTTGAAGGGCTGTTAGAAGCCAAAGATGCAGAAGCTGTCGCCGCGCAGTTAATGAGGCAAAATGTAACGCCGGTTTCGATAGAAGCATCGTTAAAAACTGAAAAATCAAAAGGCTTGCTTAGTAAAGACCTGAAGAACTTACTAGGCATGAATACGGTCTCTGTTGAAGAGCTTATCTTATTCTGTCGCCAAATGTACGCACTAACAAAATCTGGTGTACCGATATTGCGCGCTATTCGAGGGATGAGTGAGTCTAGTTCATCAGAAGTGCTCAAAGAGGCGTTGGATGATATTGCCGGGCAATTGGAAGGCGGTTATGCGCTGTCTGCAGCCTTGAATTCGTATCCCAATATCTTTTCACCGCTTTTTGTATCGTTGATTCATGTTGGTGAAAACACCGGTCAACTTGATAGTGCATTCTTAAAGTTATCGACTTACTTTGTTCGTGAACACGAAACTAAAAAGCGTATTAAGCAAGCAATGCGCTACCCATTATTGGTTATCGGTTTTATTGGCGTTGCATTAGTTATTTTGAATATTTTTGTTATTCCAAAGTTTATGCAGCTGTTTTCCACTTTGGGTGCCGACCTACCGCTACCAACCAAGTTTTTGATCGCAAGTTCAAGTTTATTTGTTAACTATTGGCCCCACATGCTGGTCACCATATTGGTGATTTACTTTGCAATACGGCATTACTTAAAAACCGAAAAGGGCCGATATAGTTGGGATCAGAAGAAAATCAAAATGCCCATTATCGGTTCAATTGTAGAACGATCTATCTTGGCAAGGTTTTCACATAGTTTTGCCATTGTATTGCGGGCAGGTGTGCCGATGACATCTGGTTTAAGCCTTGTTGCAGATGCAGTAGATAACACTTATATGAAGGCCAAAATAGTGGGTATGCGTGCTGCAATCGAAGGTGGTGAAAGCTTATTACGCGTCGCTATTTCAAGTACCTTGTTTACACCCCTAGTTTTGCAAATGATTTCTGTGGGTGAAGAGACTGGTCGCGTAGATGAATTGCTCGAAGAAGTGGGTGAATACTATGAACGTGAAGTTGATTACGACTTGTCGACATTAACTGCGAAAATAGAACCTATTTTAATTGTGGTTGTAGCGGCAATGGTATTGGTACTAGCGCTCGGTGTATTCCTACCAATGTGGGATATGGCGTCTGCGTTCCAAGGGAAAAAATAGCCAT contains the following coding sequences:
- a CDS encoding ExeA family protein, with the protein product MYLYHFGLKELPFTLTPNTNFYLGLAPHNEALAVLLTALQTGEGFIKVVGEVGTGKTLICRKLLNEIPDHFKTAYIPNPYLSPDELRRAVATELGVEGAEDLSAQLLTQKIQQKLLELHALGHSVVLILDETQALPDESLEALRLFTNLETETRKLLQVVMFAQPELDEKLAETKFRQLKQRITFSYKLRPMTEAEVEQYINHRMECAGYKGQPVFTSSLCRRITKITKGVPRLVNILCHKMLILSFGKGRHKVSHQDFVAAVKDTEGVQNIGLFNRYLFSSIALASLAAAVYLIWRVPV
- a CDS encoding tetratricopeptide repeat protein — protein: MSVINQMLNDLDEQKSGQGSSSNGDATQKGRANKPAFFLTILLALVIVAASYYIWTLNNKIEALTEQTQKTEVAHKHQVKQLEQEIASLKQQLAQLQADNQKLQLENQMLKDQLATQPKAEEKPVEVAQQPVAPVSKPKPKAKPKKKVTSSLAKKEEPKIAVTIHKLTPEELAQRKLISAEQALDKNDMQSAEKYLAEALVLTPDNKEARMKLATLYFARGANSAAHSTLAQGIAIDFTDKDYRMLKARVYMKQGNFEAAYDTLAPLEDITKQDYQVLLANVAQGISKYDKAALAFQRLISMQPEAGRWYLGLATAQDQMGQFEAAVKSYKQALDMGNLAKPSADFVKQRLVALGE
- a CDS encoding GspE/PulE family protein, with translation MVAPKLKMRLGDLLVHEHIISDEQLMQALNSQKSTGRKLGDTLIELGHIQERQLLEFLAQQLDVPFIDISQKRIPAEVATVLAEVQARRLRAIVLEDRGDSVLLGMSDPADLNAFDQLEQLIAPKRIELAVVMESQLFDAFDTIYRRTADIESFASQLEEEYEQSSDFELSTSLIEEGGDATVAKLLQSVFEDAVQMRASDIHIEPDENQLRIRQRIDGVLQENILKESKIAAALVLRLKLMAGLDIAEKRLPQDGRFNLSIKGHEIDVRMSTMPVQHGESVVMRLLDQSAGLLSLDETGMPKHLIERVRRQITRPHGMVLVTGPTGSGKTTTLYAALSELNQASKKIITVEDPVEYRIPRINQVQVNNKIDLDFSAVLRTTLRQDPDIIMVGEMRDQETVEIGMRGALTGHLVLSTLHTNDAITSALRLMDMGAAGFLVASSLRAIIAQRLVRKVCEKCGEDHTPDPQEMLWLTNLAGDDAKNQTYKKGKGCQTCHYTGYKGRIGVFELLELNEAMMSALKKEDTDAFTQAAKANKSFVPLSKSAYDFAAAGVTSVAEVLRIVESVELAE
- a CDS encoding type II secretion system F family protein; this translates as MPVFNYKGRTVKGESVEGLLEAKDAEAVAAQLMRQNVTPVSIEASLKTEKSKGLLSKDLKNLLGMNTVSVEELILFCRQMYALTKSGVPILRAIRGMSESSSSEVLKEALDDIAGQLEGGYALSAALNSYPNIFSPLFVSLIHVGENTGQLDSAFLKLSTYFVREHETKKRIKQAMRYPLLVIGFIGVALVILNIFVIPKFMQLFSTLGADLPLPTKFLIASSSLFVNYWPHMLVTILVIYFAIRHYLKTEKGRYSWDQKKIKMPIIGSIVERSILARFSHSFAIVLRAGVPMTSGLSLVADAVDNTYMKAKIVGMRAAIEGGESLLRVAISSTLFTPLVLQMISVGEETGRVDELLEEVGEYYEREVDYDLSTLTAKIEPILIVVVAAMVLVLALGVFLPMWDMASAFQGKK